Proteins from a genomic interval of Flammeovirgaceae bacterium SG7u.111:
- a CDS encoding DUF5916 domain-containing protein: MKKTSEKIKVDGVLDDPTWQNTARTKSFWQHFPMDSLKSETSTEVMITYDKQFIYVAFKVIDPKPGPWVTTSLRRDFSGTHNDLVSVVFDPFQDQTNGMLFGINPFGVQREALVSGLSGGSGGSSGFDLSWDNKWFSGAKMHEGYWTAEMAIPFKTLRYQGGSQIWKANFFRIDSKTAEQSSWGMIPRNQSIISVAFSGDIIFEEPLEKPGPNIALIPYVSGSSVTDYIEDGESENKFNFGGDAKIGITPSLNLDLTINPDFSQVEADVQQTNLTRFELFYPERRQFFLENQDIFASFGSSRIRPFFSRRIGIALDPNTGVNVQNPIHYGARLSGRVNEKWRMGVMNMQTAKDASISQPGYNYSVLALQRQVFARSNISIIGINKQATHVFDGDSTLTPGIASNNYNRLAGIDYNLASQDNKWTGKFFYHQSFSTENNKDAFSHGANLIYNSPAVRLEWNHQIVGKNFNPEVGFAPRKDYKRLAPTAQYTFYPNNKIAKHGPGIEAEYIWNETYGKTDHRYTLFYEFRFANNASMNLGVQNEYTYLFRDFDPTRSGGVPLPEGSDHSYSSVGGSFSSDQRKKFYFAAETILGEYYNGDLFSIKGDINYRFQPFGIASLNFSYNKINLPEPHSSGNIILVGPRFDITFSRSVFLTTFFQYNDQIDNVNINARLQYRFKPVSDFYLVYTDNYYSTDFTTKNRAIVAKLTYWFNL, translated from the coding sequence GTGAAGAAAACCTCTGAAAAAATAAAAGTTGATGGAGTGCTAGATGACCCAACTTGGCAAAATACTGCCCGTACTAAAAGTTTCTGGCAACACTTCCCAATGGACTCCCTAAAGTCGGAAACAAGTACTGAGGTGATGATTACCTACGACAAACAGTTTATATATGTCGCGTTTAAGGTTATAGACCCTAAACCTGGGCCTTGGGTTACTACATCTTTACGAAGAGATTTTAGTGGAACGCACAACGATTTGGTTTCTGTAGTCTTCGACCCTTTCCAAGACCAAACCAATGGTATGTTGTTTGGAATAAACCCATTTGGTGTTCAACGAGAAGCATTGGTATCTGGGCTTTCGGGTGGATCGGGAGGTAGTTCTGGGTTTGACCTTTCTTGGGACAACAAGTGGTTTTCTGGAGCAAAAATGCACGAAGGATATTGGACAGCAGAAATGGCAATTCCTTTCAAGACCTTGCGCTACCAAGGAGGCTCACAGATATGGAAAGCTAATTTTTTTCGTATAGATAGCAAAACTGCAGAGCAATCATCTTGGGGGATGATTCCAAGAAATCAGAGTATAATTTCTGTAGCATTTTCGGGAGATATAATTTTTGAAGAACCGCTTGAAAAGCCCGGACCTAATATCGCGCTTATCCCATATGTGTCAGGTTCGTCTGTCACCGATTATATAGAGGACGGTGAGTCAGAAAATAAGTTCAACTTTGGGGGAGATGCTAAAATTGGTATTACACCCTCTTTAAACCTTGACCTCACTATTAATCCAGATTTTTCGCAGGTTGAAGCGGATGTCCAGCAAACAAACCTGACCCGCTTCGAACTATTTTATCCTGAACGCCGTCAGTTTTTTCTCGAAAACCAAGATATTTTTGCCTCGTTCGGATCGTCGAGAATTAGGCCTTTCTTCTCTAGAAGAATTGGAATTGCCCTTGATCCAAATACGGGGGTTAATGTTCAAAACCCAATTCACTATGGGGCACGCCTTAGCGGAAGAGTAAATGAAAAATGGAGGATGGGTGTGATGAACATGCAAACAGCCAAAGATGCTTCTATCTCCCAACCTGGTTACAATTACTCTGTTTTGGCTCTTCAACGACAGGTTTTTGCCCGTTCTAATATCTCTATTATCGGAATTAACAAGCAGGCAACACATGTGTTTGATGGGGACTCCACCTTAACTCCTGGCATTGCCAGTAACAACTACAACAGGCTCGCCGGTATCGACTATAATCTCGCTTCTCAGGATAATAAATGGACAGGTAAATTTTTTTACCATCAATCTTTTTCTACAGAAAATAATAAAGACGCTTTTTCCCATGGTGCAAATTTAATATACAACAGCCCTGCGGTCAGGTTAGAGTGGAACCACCAAATAGTGGGGAAAAACTTTAACCCAGAGGTTGGGTTTGCTCCTCGTAAAGATTATAAAAGGCTTGCACCTACAGCTCAATATACCTTTTACCCAAACAACAAAATTGCTAAGCATGGTCCTGGCATAGAAGCTGAATATATTTGGAATGAAACTTATGGTAAAACAGATCATAGGTACACCCTTTTTTATGAGTTCCGCTTTGCCAATAATGCTAGCATGAACCTAGGTGTGCAAAATGAATACACATACCTATTTAGAGATTTTGATCCTACCAGATCTGGCGGGGTTCCTTTGCCAGAGGGATCCGACCACAGCTATTCGAGTGTTGGCGGCAGCTTCAGTTCTGACCAGCGCAAGAAATTTTATTTTGCTGCTGAAACTATTTTGGGAGAATATTACAATGGTGATCTTTTCAGTATCAAAGGAGATATCAATTACCGTTTCCAGCCTTTTGGAATTGCTTCTCTTAATTTTTCTTACAATAAAATCAACCTTCCTGAGCCACACTCTAGTGGAAATATCATATTGGTAGGGCCAAGGTTCGATATCACTTTTTCTCGAAGTGTTTTCCTCACCACCTTCTTCCAATATAATGACCAAATTGACAATGTAAACATCAATGCAAGGCTTCAATACCGCTTTAAGCCTGTTTCTGATTTCTACTTGGTGTACACTGACAACTACTATTCTACCGACTTCACTACCAAAAACAGAGCTATTGTTGCGAAGCTTACTTATTGGTTCAATCTATAA
- a CDS encoding cytochrome c biogenesis protein CcdA, with amino-acid sequence MRQTVFLLFLVLLTASKGFAQFDLPNQILEPATWDSNISTKEAQVGETVELVFTASIIKDWYLYSSDFDPDLGPMVTEFSFEPNDSYELVGGITPINPSKKFDEEIWGGEYTYFKGEGVFKQKVKVLSKNFSVKASVSYQVCSDIDGKCIPASEDFTFNKLKVGNGGDETPAPEEKLEKITPEPKEVKEDQVVVPGDSGEAIESIEEAQEFSADMSEEGESVWGFMVIAFLGGLAAILTPCVFPMVPMTVSFFNKPNQPKAKNIFQALTYGISIILIYTVIGAIVAKIFGPAAANFLSTHWLPNLLFFAIFFIFALSFFGMFEIVLPSKLVNSMDRQADKGGVLAPFFMAFTLVLVSFSCTGPIVGSILVESAGGAFVKPVAGMFAFSLAFAIPFTFLAFFPSWLSKMPKSGGWMNSVKVVLGFVELALAFKFLSVADQVYHWGILDRYVYIAIWAAIALSLGLYLLGYIRLPHDSKLEIVPIPRMLLAVVSFTFVIYLLPGLFGAPLKLLSGYLPPQTTHEFDLVKTIRENAGSSSTSQSNVTTASNYSKRKYADKLHFPHGIQGYFDLEEGMAAAKAEGKPIFIDFTGHGCVNCRKMEDNVWGETPVLKRLKNEYVVVALYVDDRTLLPESEWVTSSYDGKVKKTLGEVNADWQISKFKNNAQPFYLLLDHKGELLAKPKAFDLEVQNFVDFLDSGLKEFETRQKQLAVK; translated from the coding sequence ATGAGACAAACAGTTTTTCTTCTATTTTTAGTACTATTGACTGCCTCCAAAGGCTTCGCACAATTTGACCTTCCTAACCAAATACTTGAACCAGCTACGTGGGATAGCAATATCTCAACCAAAGAAGCCCAAGTTGGGGAAACCGTTGAGCTAGTTTTTACAGCTAGTATTATAAAAGATTGGTACTTGTATTCATCAGACTTTGATCCTGATTTAGGTCCCATGGTCACAGAGTTTTCTTTTGAACCAAATGATAGTTACGAACTAGTTGGAGGCATTACACCTATTAATCCAAGTAAAAAGTTTGATGAAGAGATTTGGGGTGGAGAATATACTTACTTCAAAGGAGAAGGGGTATTCAAACAAAAGGTAAAAGTCCTTTCTAAAAATTTTAGCGTAAAAGCATCTGTTTCCTACCAAGTTTGCTCTGATATTGATGGAAAATGTATCCCTGCCAGCGAAGACTTCACTTTTAATAAGCTGAAGGTAGGTAATGGAGGAGATGAAACTCCAGCTCCTGAAGAAAAGTTGGAAAAAATAACACCTGAACCTAAAGAGGTAAAAGAAGATCAGGTTGTCGTTCCTGGAGATTCAGGCGAGGCGATTGAAAGCATAGAAGAAGCTCAAGAGTTTAGTGCCGACATGTCGGAAGAGGGCGAGTCGGTTTGGGGATTTATGGTAATCGCTTTCTTAGGAGGTCTTGCCGCAATTCTTACTCCTTGCGTTTTCCCAATGGTTCCCATGACTGTTTCCTTTTTTAACAAGCCTAACCAACCTAAGGCTAAAAATATTTTCCAAGCGCTTACTTATGGTATTTCCATCATTTTGATCTACACCGTAATTGGAGCGATTGTAGCGAAAATTTTTGGTCCAGCAGCGGCAAATTTCCTCAGTACTCACTGGCTTCCTAACCTTCTTTTCTTTGCAATCTTCTTCATTTTTGCGCTTTCCTTCTTCGGAATGTTCGAAATAGTATTGCCAAGTAAATTGGTCAATTCGATGGATAGGCAGGCTGACAAAGGTGGTGTTTTAGCACCATTTTTTATGGCATTTACACTCGTGTTAGTTTCATTTTCATGTACAGGACCAATTGTAGGGAGTATTTTAGTAGAATCGGCCGGTGGTGCATTTGTGAAGCCCGTTGCCGGAATGTTTGCCTTTTCTCTCGCTTTTGCCATACCATTTACCTTTTTAGCATTTTTCCCTTCTTGGCTCAGCAAAATGCCAAAATCGGGTGGATGGATGAATTCGGTAAAAGTGGTTTTGGGGTTTGTAGAACTTGCCCTCGCCTTTAAATTTCTGAGCGTAGCCGACCAAGTTTACCACTGGGGAATATTGGACAGATACGTATATATTGCCATTTGGGCAGCCATTGCGCTTTCTTTAGGGCTTTACCTTTTAGGCTACATCAGGCTACCACACGATAGCAAACTTGAAATTGTCCCTATACCACGCATGTTATTGGCTGTAGTATCTTTTACTTTTGTCATCTACCTTTTACCAGGTTTGTTTGGCGCTCCTTTAAAGTTGCTTTCGGGCTACCTACCTCCTCAGACCACCCACGAGTTTGACTTAGTAAAAACGATACGGGAAAATGCTGGAAGTAGCTCAACTTCTCAGAGCAATGTGACTACTGCTAGTAATTATTCGAAAAGAAAATATGCTGATAAACTTCATTTTCCACACGGAATACAAGGTTATTTTGACCTAGAAGAAGGAATGGCAGCAGCAAAAGCGGAAGGCAAACCAATATTTATTGATTTTACGGGGCATGGTTGCGTGAACTGCCGAAAAATGGAAGACAATGTATGGGGAGAAACGCCTGTACTTAAGCGTTTGAAAAATGAATATGTAGTAGTTGCACTGTATGTGGATGACCGTACGCTTTTACCTGAAAGTGAATGGGTAACTTCTTCGTACGATGGAAAAGTGAAAAAGACTTTGGGCGAGGTAAATGCAGATTGGCAAATTAGTAAATTTAAAAACAATGCTCAACCGTTCTATTTACTTCTTGACCATAAAGGAGAACTTTTAGCAAAACCTAAAGCATTTGACTTGGAAGTTCAGAATTTTGTAGACTTTCTTGACAGTGGCTTGAAGGAATTTGAGACCCGCCAAAAGCAATTGGCGGTAAAATAG
- a CDS encoding BlaI/MecI/CopY family transcriptional regulator — MAKKEKSLKPTEAELEVLQVLWSEGASTVRFVHEKINETKEVGYTTTLKILQNMLEKGLVMRDEQSRTHIYKAAVAEQDIQKKLLDRFLETTFGGSALKLVMQALGNNTTTQDELAQIREFLNEKEGGKK, encoded by the coding sequence ATGGCTAAAAAGGAAAAATCATTAAAACCTACTGAAGCGGAGCTAGAAGTGCTACAGGTACTTTGGTCGGAGGGAGCTTCAACGGTGAGGTTTGTTCATGAAAAAATAAACGAAACCAAAGAAGTAGGCTACACCACCACGCTCAAAATCCTTCAAAATATGCTGGAAAAAGGCTTGGTTATGAGGGACGAGCAAAGTAGAACACATATTTATAAAGCTGCCGTGGCGGAACAAGATATCCAGAAAAAACTGCTTGACCGCTTCCTCGAAACCACATTTGGAGGCTCGGCACTGAAACTTGTAATGCAGGCCTTGGGCAACAATACTACAACACAAGACGAACTAGCTCAAATCAGAGAATTTCTTAACGAAAAAGAAGGAGGTAAAAAATGA
- a CDS encoding M56 family metallopeptidase, which produces MNLIEKLLSSEVVQALGWAILHSLWQGFLVALILGVLMLLLHKHSSTVRYFVSVTALVTVLLLSAVTFFGLYDSLRQPLPKGDVSVKYKIIPNIGEGHTYYQIPKEGGFWTSLTSFIDYFNMHLPLIVTIWLVGVAVLALRLLGGLAYAQRLKSYRTKMLGEAWQAKLKKMANHLRIKQEIELLESCFVKVPMVIGHLKPVVLLPVGTVTGLSVEQVEAILAHELAHISRNDYLVNIFQSVVDLIFFYHPGVWWISANIRSERENCCDDIAVSLSDDRLAVAKALTNLQTITWSAPNMAMAATGKSGKLFNRVKRLVEAKSTNPTFKEGFIAACVLMVSILSLSFNASSNYESNPEEPTQVWVEKEMPFLATTVTSESEVPEAIAPEIVEKENKSATTVASSKVEVVNGEIGVATAILPAPVGIASKMAYPIIVGSDTTKNKYWYRANQTLSTTLKNGKYAFIRYDEKGEIAEMFVEGKKVSKKKFAEYEPMLKKNVWANDFQRAQHERERAVANALREAKRETARAQMETERAVNRAMREVERETARAKVEWSEHEEEWQEAMAESREAMAEGREAWHEAMEELREMNIELSDSMNVNFVMPVIPNFVFADSGIVWNGVAVGIDAALQSLEALEGLEALEGLEGLAELAELEELKNLHEFSNGANYRSWSYGGMQKSLLDALRSDGFEPKSNGEYKFDIDGERLLVNGKKQSDEVYQRYKEILEQETGNDLDEGMHYILTIEED; this is translated from the coding sequence ATGAATCTCATAGAAAAACTACTCTCGTCGGAAGTTGTACAGGCACTTGGTTGGGCCATTTTGCATTCTTTATGGCAAGGATTTTTAGTTGCCCTTATTTTAGGAGTGCTCATGCTGCTGTTGCACAAGCATTCTTCTACAGTGAGGTATTTCGTGTCGGTTACAGCACTTGTAACCGTGCTTTTGCTCTCAGCGGTTACCTTCTTTGGCTTATATGATTCGCTTAGGCAGCCTCTACCAAAAGGCGATGTTTCCGTTAAGTACAAAATTATTCCGAATATAGGTGAAGGGCATACCTATTACCAAATTCCTAAAGAGGGTGGATTTTGGACTTCTTTAACTTCTTTTATCGATTATTTCAATATGCACCTTCCGCTCATAGTCACTATTTGGCTTGTTGGGGTAGCGGTACTAGCTTTGAGGTTACTCGGAGGCTTGGCTTATGCTCAGCGATTGAAATCGTATCGTACCAAAATGCTAGGGGAGGCTTGGCAAGCAAAGCTTAAGAAGATGGCAAATCACCTGCGTATAAAACAGGAAATAGAGCTATTAGAATCATGTTTTGTCAAAGTCCCCATGGTAATCGGGCATTTGAAGCCCGTGGTTTTGCTGCCTGTAGGTACGGTTACAGGGCTTTCAGTGGAGCAAGTGGAGGCTATTTTGGCACACGAGCTAGCCCACATTTCCCGCAACGATTACTTGGTAAATATTTTCCAGTCAGTGGTAGATTTGATATTTTTCTATCACCCTGGGGTTTGGTGGATTTCTGCCAACATCAGGTCCGAAAGGGAAAACTGCTGCGATGACATTGCAGTAAGCCTTAGCGACGATCGCCTTGCGGTGGCAAAAGCTCTAACCAACTTGCAAACTATTACGTGGAGTGCCCCAAATATGGCGATGGCGGCTACAGGCAAGAGTGGAAAGTTATTCAATAGAGTAAAAAGATTGGTTGAGGCAAAAAGTACCAACCCAACTTTCAAAGAAGGATTTATTGCCGCATGCGTGTTGATGGTAAGTATTCTGAGCTTGTCCTTCAACGCTAGCTCAAACTATGAAAGCAACCCTGAAGAACCGACTCAAGTATGGGTAGAAAAAGAAATGCCATTTCTTGCTACTACTGTGACCTCAGAATCAGAAGTACCTGAGGCAATTGCACCTGAAATAGTAGAAAAAGAAAATAAAAGCGCAACAACGGTAGCAAGTTCGAAGGTAGAAGTGGTAAACGGTGAAATAGGTGTTGCCACTGCTATTTTGCCTGCACCGGTGGGAATTGCCTCTAAAATGGCCTACCCAATTATAGTGGGAAGCGATACTACCAAAAACAAATATTGGTACAGGGCAAACCAAACACTAAGCACTACGCTCAAAAATGGCAAATATGCTTTTATTCGCTATGATGAAAAGGGAGAAATAGCCGAAATGTTTGTAGAAGGAAAAAAGGTAAGCAAGAAAAAGTTTGCCGAATATGAGCCAATGCTGAAAAAAAACGTGTGGGCAAATGATTTCCAAAGGGCTCAACATGAAAGGGAGCGCGCAGTCGCTAATGCTTTGAGAGAAGCGAAACGAGAAACTGCTAGGGCACAAATGGAGACAGAAAGAGCAGTAAATAGGGCAATGCGAGAGGTGGAAAGGGAAACTGCAAGAGCAAAAGTTGAATGGAGCGAGCACGAGGAAGAGTGGCAGGAGGCCATGGCAGAAAGCAGAGAGGCAATGGCAGAAGGAAGAGAGGCTTGGCACGAAGCAATGGAAGAACTAAGAGAGATGAATATTGAGCTTTCCGACAGCATGAACGTGAATTTTGTGATGCCTGTTATTCCCAACTTTGTTTTTGCCGACTCAGGTATAGTCTGGAATGGGGTAGCTGTAGGAATCGATGCTGCATTGCAAAGCTTAGAAGCTCTTGAAGGGCTAGAAGCATTGGAGGGTTTGGAAGGCTTAGCGGAGTTAGCCGAATTAGAAGAGTTAAAAAATTTGCATGAGTTCAGTAATGGAGCGAATTACAGAAGTTGGTCGTACGGAGGTATGCAGAAAAGTTTACTAGATGCGCTCAGAAGTGATGGTTTTGAGCCAAAGAGCAATGGTGAGTACAAATTTGATATAGATGGAGAAAGGCTATTGGTGAATGGGAAAAAGCAGTCAGATGAGGTGTACCAGAGATATAAAGAAATACTTGAGCAGGAAACGGGGAATGATTTGGATGAAGGAATGCACTACATTTTGACAATAGAAGAAGATTGA
- a CDS encoding carotenoid biosynthesis protein — protein MSNTSLSSGKKLVMVAQRQLASLPNISIQRGALGFLFALHFFGVLGIHVPFMAESLRQLTPFESFLSLTPLNLLLTCGILLLFHKEWNKNFVTFILLCVSVGFFIELLGVSTGLVFGEYEYGGVLGPKLWGTPPMIGVNWLILVYASGSIVSGLPVGNWAKAAMGAALMVGLDVLIEPVAMHFGFWYWVNNTVPMLNYLAWFAVSFVLVFAFLKLKFNKKNKAAIYVFLAQLGFFAANLLLM, from the coding sequence ATGTCAAATACCTCATTATCTTCAGGAAAGAAACTTGTTATGGTTGCTCAGAGGCAATTAGCCTCCTTACCCAACATTTCTATCCAGAGAGGGGCTTTAGGCTTCCTATTCGCCTTGCATTTTTTTGGTGTTTTGGGTATTCATGTGCCTTTTATGGCCGAAAGCTTAAGACAGTTGACTCCTTTCGAATCGTTTCTTTCTCTTACCCCGCTCAACCTCCTCTTGACCTGCGGCATATTGTTGCTTTTCCACAAGGAATGGAATAAAAATTTTGTCACATTTATTCTCCTTTGTGTATCTGTAGGCTTTTTTATTGAGCTTCTAGGTGTCTCAACTGGTTTGGTGTTTGGCGAGTACGAGTACGGGGGGGTGCTGGGTCCAAAGTTGTGGGGAACTCCTCCCATGATTGGTGTAAACTGGCTAATCCTCGTGTATGCATCTGGTTCCATTGTCTCCGGTTTGCCAGTGGGCAATTGGGCAAAAGCAGCAATGGGAGCTGCGCTCATGGTAGGCTTGGATGTGCTTATAGAGCCTGTTGCCATGCATTTTGGATTTTGGTATTGGGTAAATAATACGGTGCCAATGCTAAATTACCTTGCTTGGTTTGCGGTTTCCTTCGTACTTGTTTTTGCATTTCTAAAACTGAAGTTTAACAAAAAAAATAAGGCAGCTATTTACGTATTTCTTGCCCAGTTAGGTTTTTTCGCAGCCAATCTCCTATTAATGTAG
- a CDS encoding sigma-70 family RNA polymerase sigma factor: MDTIEKNYATLKEEQLIGWCKEGKASAQRTLYEQYAPKMYRLCFRYVKNEFDTEDVLVKGFMKVFKNLDRFEHRGNGSFEGWIKRIMVNESLMFLRKNNNFNLVSSTEASIVETGASVESELAAEDIYAIILKLPMGYRTVFNLYAIEGYSHKEIAEQLGISENTSKSQLSKARATLRKLLAKNI; this comes from the coding sequence TTGGATACCATAGAGAAAAACTACGCAACATTGAAAGAAGAACAGCTCATAGGCTGGTGTAAGGAGGGTAAAGCAAGCGCTCAGCGCACTCTCTACGAACAGTATGCACCTAAGATGTATAGGCTGTGCTTTAGGTATGTCAAAAATGAATTTGATACCGAAGATGTATTGGTAAAAGGCTTTATGAAAGTCTTTAAAAACCTAGATAGGTTTGAGCACCGAGGAAATGGAAGCTTTGAGGGCTGGATAAAAAGAATTATGGTAAATGAATCTTTAATGTTCCTCCGCAAAAACAACAATTTTAACTTAGTGTCTTCCACAGAAGCCTCCATAGTAGAAACTGGGGCATCTGTGGAAAGTGAGCTTGCCGCCGAAGATATTTACGCTATTATACTTAAGCTTCCCATGGGCTATAGGACTGTTTTTAACCTATATGCTATTGAAGGATATAGCCACAAAGAAATTGCCGAACAACTTGGCATTAGCGAAAACACTTCTAAGTCCCAGCTCAGTAAAGCTAGAGCAACCTTAAGAAAACTTTTGGCAAAAAATATTTAA